A DNA window from Cervus elaphus chromosome 17, mCerEla1.1, whole genome shotgun sequence contains the following coding sequences:
- the LOC122673597 gene encoding rho GTPase-activating protein 20-like, which yields MLSYINQNGPFTEGIFRKSGNIQSRRALKEKLNSGDKVNLDDESILVVASTLKDFLQNIPGSIFSATLYDKWLDVIDQGNEEEKITATQRLLDQLPRANVVFLRYLFGVLHNIEQHSSSNQMTAYILSVCMTTSILGLLNSGSTAFENFTKKISFIQFLIENCLKIFGESITSLFGPKSVSCDNSDSTDITDNSEKVADKKTVSKSSVKTWAFWCSSRTREDNQHPPLPPTKPKQLFGAPLEDVCDNDSLPTPILDMLSFINKNGPFTEGIFRTSGNIQSRRALKEKLNSGDKVNLDDESILVVASTLKVRNV from the exons ATGCTTTCCTACATCAATCAAAACGGGCCGTTTACAGAAGGCATCTTCAGAAAATCAGGCAATATACAATCACGCAGGGCCCTAAAGGAGAAACTAAACTCTGGGGACAAAGTGAACTTGGATGATGAATCCATTCTTGTGGTAGCATCCACCTTAAAG gattttcttcaaaatattccaGGAAGCATATTTTCAGCCACTCTCTATGATAAATGGCTTGATGTTATTGATCAAGGGaatgaggaggagaaaataactgcGACCCAGAG GCTTCTAGACCAGCTGCCAAGAGCCAATGTAGTTTTTCTGCGATACCTTTTTGGAGTGTTACACAACATTGAGCAACATTCCTCATCCAATCAGATGACAGCTTATATTTTATCAGTGTGTATGACCACAAGCATTCTTGGTCTGCTTAATTCGGGCAGCACAGCATTCGAAAACTTCACCAAGAAG ATTTCTTTCATACAATTTCTCATTGAAAACTGTCTCAAGATATTTGGAGAAAGTATCACGTCTCTCTTTGGACCGAAATCAGTGAGTTGTGATAACAGTGATAGCACTGACATCACTGATAACAGTGAGAAGGTTGCAG ACAAGAAGACAGTTAGCAAGAGTTCTGTCAAAACCTGGGCCTTTTGGTGTAGCTCCAGGACTCGCGAGGACAACCAACACCCACCTCTACCACCCACAAAGCCAAAACAGCTCTTTGGAGCTCCTCTTGAGGATGTATGTGATAACGACAGCCTGCCCACCCCAATTCTG GATATGCTTTCCTTTATCAACAAAAACGGGCCGTTCACAGAAGGCATCTTTAGAACATCAGGCAATATACAGTCACGCAGGGCCCTAAAGGAGAAACTAAACTCAGGGGACAAAGTGAACTTGGATGATGAGTCCATTCTTGTGGTAGCATCCACCTTAAAGGTAAGGAACGTTTGA